In Listeria monocytogenes, the following proteins share a genomic window:
- the murB gene encoding UDP-N-acetylmuramate dehydrogenase — translation MNNLQTQFPHIAIKLNEPLSKYTYTKTGGEADVFVMPKTIEEAQEVVAYCHQNKIPLTILGNGSNLIIKDGGIRGVILHLDLLQTIERNNTQIIAMSGAKLIDTAKFALDESLSGLEFACGIPGSIGGALHMNAGAYGGEISDVLEAATVLTQTGELKKLKRSELKAAYRFSTIAEKNYIVLDATFSLALEEKNLIQAKMDELTAAREAKQPLEYPSCGSVFKRPPGHFAGKLIQDSGLQGHIIGGAQVSLKHAGFIVNIGGATATDYMNLIAYVQKTVREKFDVELETEVKIIGEDK, via the coding sequence ATGAATAACTTACAAACACAGTTTCCACATATAGCGATTAAATTAAATGAACCGTTATCTAAATATACTTATACAAAAACAGGCGGCGAGGCAGACGTATTCGTTATGCCGAAAACAATAGAAGAGGCGCAAGAAGTGGTAGCGTACTGTCATCAAAATAAAATTCCGCTTACTATTCTGGGAAATGGTTCCAATCTAATCATTAAAGACGGCGGAATTCGCGGCGTTATTTTACATCTTGATTTACTACAAACCATTGAAAGAAACAATACCCAAATTATCGCCATGAGTGGTGCCAAACTCATTGATACAGCAAAATTCGCTTTAGATGAAAGCTTAAGTGGACTTGAATTTGCTTGCGGTATTCCTGGATCGATTGGCGGAGCATTACATATGAATGCAGGAGCATACGGAGGCGAAATTAGTGATGTTTTAGAAGCTGCAACCGTACTGACGCAAACAGGCGAATTAAAGAAACTAAAACGTTCCGAACTAAAAGCTGCGTACCGTTTTAGTACTATTGCAGAGAAAAATTACATCGTGTTAGACGCCACTTTTTCTTTAGCATTAGAAGAAAAAAACCTAATTCAAGCAAAAATGGACGAACTTACCGCCGCACGTGAAGCCAAACAGCCATTAGAATATCCATCTTGTGGTAGTGTTTTCAAACGCCCACCTGGTCACTTTGCAGGTAAATTAATTCAAGATAGTGGCTTACAAGGGCATATTATTGGCGGAGCACAAGTTTCCTTAAAACATGCTGGGTTTATCGTTAATATCGGTGGGGCGACTGCTACTGATTACATGAATTTAATTGCTTACGTCCAAAAAACGGTACGCGAGAAATTTGATGTAGAATTAGAAACAGAAGTTAAAATCATAGGCGAAGATAAATAG